In Leptolyngbya sp. O-77, the genomic window CCTAATTGAGCCGTCATGGAATCTTCTCTCTAATCAATGATTATTCGGTGCTTTGCGAGCGACCTGCTTTTTGGGCAATCGGAGGGCGATCGATCGCCCGGTTTCATCCGGGTCGGGGCAGCAAACGCCAGAAAGGTTTTGTACAGCAGTGAAAGGGGCCAACAATTGAGGCTATAGAAATGGTTAGGACAAGCCTTCATCTGCACGCTTATGAGAAGAACAGCTTTTAACTGAACCTCGTAATCCCTGCCCAAATCCTTTACCCCCTGCCCCCTCGCGCTCTCCTCATGGCAGATTTTGACCTACTGGCGCTACTGAAAACAGGTGTCAGCATTTGGAACCAATGGTGTTTGACCCATCCCGAAGCGGGGCGGCTGGACTTGTCTGATGCGCGGTTGCCAGAGCTTGACCTAAGCCGGGTGCTGCTGCGGGGCTGCCTCTTGCAGCGAGCCGATCTGCGCCAGACCAATCTTAGCTTCGCCAACCTGAGCCAGGCTGATTTCAGCCATGCGATTCTGGAGAGCGCCAATCTTTATCGCGCCGACCTGTATCAAGCCAACCTCGCTGGGGCAAACTTGCAAGACGCAAACTTGCAAGATGCCAGCCTGATCCGCTGTGTGCTTGTCCGGGCAGCGCTGGGGCTGGCAAACCTGCATCGCGCCAAGCTGACGGGAGCCGTATTAGAACATGCAGACTTGCAAGGGGCAGACCTGACCCAGGCAACCCTGCGTCGAGCCAAGCTTCAGGGGGCAGACCTGCGCGGAGCCGACCTCAGTGGGGCCGACCTCAGCGAAGCCGACCTGCGAGACGCAAACCTGGCGCTGACCGACCTAAAGGGGACTCAATTGCAAGGGGCAAACCTGGAAAACGCCAGCTTGCTGGGAGCCGACCTGAGCCGGGCCGTGCTGCACGATGCCAACTTGAGCGGGGCAAACCTGCGCCATGCCTATTTGCAGGACAGCAATCTGCAACGGGCGAGGCTCATCTGGGCAGACCTGCGAGAGGCTGAGCTGTGGCACGTTACGCTCGATCAGGTGAACCTGACGGCGGCCCAGCTCGATGGCGCAATGCTGAACGGCACGATCGCCCTGGAAAGCTACTCGCCGACGCAGCCCGGTGAGGAGTTGGAAGTGACGGCTAACCTGGAAACAACCGAAGACCTGATGCCGTTTGTCAGAGATGTCTGACGAGAAGCGGGAGGGGGAAAGGGGAAGAACGAAGAGGGAAGAACGAAGAGGGAAGAGGGAAAACTACCTGTGATTGAAGTTTGTGACTGCAACTCGTTGCTGTTCAAATATCGCGGCTAAGAAATCCTAGAAATCATGGTTAAAGCGTGGCGGCTAAGAAATCGCAGTTTGAGAAATCGCGATCTGAAGATGCTAAAAGCCTGTCACCAGTCCGGCGATCGCCAGCACAGCCCCACCCACCAGACAATACTTCATCGCCAGGTCGCTGGCTTTGGCGTTGCGCTCGGCCGATTTCGTCAGTTCTTCGGCATTGCGGAGCGAGATGATGAACTGTTTCCCCGATTCGGTTGGGCGCTGCAAGGTCAGTCCATTGCCCGCATCGCTCACCGTCGCCACCACCGTCACCCGCCGCTCCACTGGCACGATTACCTCCTGGTAGCGGTAGCCCAGCGTGCGGCGATCGCCCCCCAGCGGACTCAGCGCCCGCGAAAAGCCGCCAAAGGAAATAAAGTTGCCGGGCGATTCAGGCCGAAATTCATCCAGCACGGTGATCGTCTCAAAGTCGGCCTGGTTGGGGTCAACGGCGATCGCCCCGGTATCATCCTTCAGCACAAAGGGCGTGGACTGCTCGTGGCTGGCCACGGTTTCCGAGCCGCGCTCGGTGCTGCGCTCTTCGTTGCCGTCCTTGTCGCGGCGAACCACGGTTTCCTCATACTCGCGCCGCACGGTCATGTGGTAATAGACGCAGGGCTGCTGCGCCAGTTGGGAGGTGAGAGGGCGATCGCACTGCACCACGCCCGACAGCCGTACATACTCACGCCAGTTGCCGCCGCCAATTTCCTGAGCAATCTCTGCCGACATTTTCTCCAGTTCTGCCACCGTTGCCGGACGCGATACCTTGAGGCAATAGGCGCGGCCGCTGTGGTGGCGTTTCACAAAAATCAGCACGACTCCCGCAATCAGCAAAATTGCGCCAACCGTTAGCAGCACCATAGCCCGACTCCAGAACCAGCCTTTGAAAGGACTTGCTTAGGATGCCCGAAACCGTTTGCCCAGCCTCACAGGCTCAAGACATCTACACACTTCCTCTCCAATGCGATATCACCACAGGATGAGATTCGCAGCCTAATCCGCAAAATCAAACCGGGGATGAAACCGGGGATGCAGCAGCCGCTCCACAGGTTCGTCGTGCTGCAAATGCTGAGTGGCGATCGCCTCCACATCTTCCGGCTTCACGCGGCAGTACCACACGTTGTCTGGCGTGACCCGCACCGTCGGCCCAGAAGCACACTGCCCCATACAGTCGCTCGCGCTAACCAGTACTCCCGGCAGGTTCGCCTCTCGAAAGGCCGCCAGCACCGCCGCCGACCCGCTCCGTTCGCAGGAGCGATACTGACAGACCGAAACGCATCGCCGTTTTAGCGACGGGGCTTGCTGATTTTGTGAACTAGACAAACGATTCTCAGAAGGGGATTCCACAGTCAGCAGGGTGATGGGTAAAGATTTCTACTCACAGCTTATTCATTAATAAGCAGAGCTGCCACCTGCTGAGGAGAAGCGCAACGGCTGTGGTCTTGCACCATGCTAATTGCCCAAATACGCCTCTAGCACCTGGGGATTTTGCTGCACCTCTTCGGGGGTGCCCGATGCCAGGTTGCGCCCTTCTGCCATCACCCAGACGCGATCGCACAGCGACATCACCACGTCCATGTTGTGTTCAATCACCAGAAACGTGATGCCCTGACGGTTCCAGGCTTCGATATGTTCACAAATCTGGTTGATCAGCGTCGGGTTTACGCCCGCAGCGGGTTCATCCAGCAAAATCAGCCGGGGCTTCACCATCAGCGCCGTCCCAGTTCCAATAGCTTGCGCTGACCGCCCGACAGGGGAACCCCGCGTAGTCGTGCGCTTTGTGCGCCAGTCCGATGGATTCCAGAATATTCCAGGCATACTCCCGCTGGGTTTCTTCTTCTTGGGGCAATCCGGGGGCGATCGCCACCACACATTCCAAAACCGCTCGCCCCGTCTGCTCCTGCGCCGCCAGCAGCATATTCTCCAGCACCGACAGCCGCGACAACACCCGCGCCACCTGAAACGTCCGCACCAGCCCCCGCTGCGCCACCTGATGCGGCTGCAACGTCTGAATCGGCTCTCCAGCAAACTGCACTTCACCGCTGTCTGGCCGCAAAAACATCGACAGCAGGTTAAACAGCGTCGTCTTGCCCGCCCCATTCGGCCCGATCAGCCCAGTAATGCTGCCCTCTGGCACTTCGATCGAGGCCGAATCCACCGCTCGGATACCGCCGAAGGTTTTAGTAAGTTGGGTTGCCGTCAGGAGAGCCATGAGTGGGGTGGGATGTTGGAGAGATAGGAGAGGGGGAGAGGGGGAGAGGGGGAAAGAGAGAAGAGAGAAGAGAGAAGAGAGAAGAAGTTCCGTTCTTCGTTCTTCGTTTTTCGTTCTTCGTTTTTCGTTCTTCGTTTTTCGTTCTTCGTTCTTCGTTCTTCGTTCTTCGTTCTTCGTTCTTCGTTCTTCGTTCTTCGTTCTTCGTTCTTCGTTCTTCGTTCTTCGTTCTTCGTTCTTCGTTCTTCGTTCTTCTCTCTTTCCTCCCTACTTCCCAAGGGTCAGCTCGTCCTTGTTGCCCAGAATGCCCTGCGGTCGCCACACCATGAGGATCATCAGCAGCAGACCAATGAGCATGACGCGGAATGCACCGAGGCGGGCATCGTCGAGGGGAATCACGTCGCGCAAAAAGAAGCGAGTGACG contains:
- a CDS encoding E3 ubiquitin ligase family protein translates to MVLLTVGAILLIAGVVLIFVKRHHSGRAYCLKVSRPATVAELEKMSAEIAQEIGGGNWREYVRLSGVVQCDRPLTSQLAQQPCVYYHMTVRREYEETVVRRDKDGNEERSTERGSETVASHEQSTPFVLKDDTGAIAVDPNQADFETITVLDEFRPESPGNFISFGGFSRALSPLGGDRRTLGYRYQEVIVPVERRVTVVATVSDAGNGLTLQRPTESGKQFIISLRNAEELTKSAERNAKASDLAMKYCLVGGAVLAIAGLVTGF
- a CDS encoding (2Fe-2S) ferredoxin domain-containing protein, with product MESPSENRLSSSQNQQAPSLKRRCVSVCQYRSCERSGSAAVLAAFREANLPGVLVSASDCMGQCASGPTVRVTPDNVWYCRVKPEDVEAIATQHLQHDEPVERLLHPRFHPRFDFAD
- a CDS encoding ATP-binding cassette domain-containing protein translates to MALLTATQLTKTFGGIRAVDSASIEVPEGSITGLIGPNGAGKTTLFNLLSMFLRPDSGEVQFAGEPIQTLQPHQVAQRGLVRTFQVARVLSRLSVLENMLLAAQEQTGRAVLECVVAIAPGLPQEEETQREYAWNILESIGLAHKAHDYAGFPCRAVSASYWNWDGADGEAPADFAG
- a CDS encoding pentapeptide repeat-containing protein produces the protein MADFDLLALLKTGVSIWNQWCLTHPEAGRLDLSDARLPELDLSRVLLRGCLLQRADLRQTNLSFANLSQADFSHAILESANLYRADLYQANLAGANLQDANLQDASLIRCVLVRAALGLANLHRAKLTGAVLEHADLQGADLTQATLRRAKLQGADLRGADLSGADLSEADLRDANLALTDLKGTQLQGANLENASLLGADLSRAVLHDANLSGANLRHAYLQDSNLQRARLIWADLREAELWHVTLDQVNLTAAQLDGAMLNGTIALESYSPTQPGEELEVTANLETTEDLMPFVRDV